The Brassica rapa cultivar Chiifu-401-42 chromosome A10, CAAS_Brap_v3.01, whole genome shotgun sequence genome segment CAATTGCGCACTTTAGGTCGATTTTCGAACAATCTCTTCGTTGGGGTTCCCAGAAGGAATTGTATATTGGGTAAGTGATGAAGATCAACCAAAGTAAAGGTATTACAAGCCAAGAATCTAGATTCTCCAAGTCGTTTCTCGTAGACATCTAGAACCTTCTCTAGACCAGCCTCGTTTTCTTTGACGACCATGTGGTCAGTCTCTAGACCGTAGAGAGGCTTAATGACTAGCTCCCAAGTGAGTTTCGATGCAAGTGGATCAAACTGGTGAGCCTCGATTTCCATCCACATTGTTAGTATTGCCATTGTCTCGTGGCTTTGAAGATTCAGAAGTTGTGTACCTCTTGAGCTATGAACATATGCGATGTATTGAGTAATGGCTCGAGACTCTAGAAGAACAaagtaaaaaatgaaattagTCCAAGAAAAAGATTTCAAtataaacaaattaattttttacagtATGTTGTTAATTAGGGCGAAATTTAGATTAACCCACCACAGAGCGTAAGGTTACCATCTTCAAGAACTGGGACTTGACCAAAAGGCTGCATCAATAACACactgttaaaaataaaacttgaaaTCTTTGAGTTACAAGTAACTAATCACTAGTTGAGTATCAAAGATTTTGAAACTATATCAAACAAATTAAATGTATATGCAGATGCCACAAACCTGATCAAACAGGTGGATCAGTAATAACCATGGTTGAAAGTTAGAACATGAGAGTGTAGCATAAAGATAAAGTTAACTAACACATGATATTTTAGCCTATAAACAGATCTGGCATGCCTTGAGTGAAATTAAAAGAATCTATCTACAGGCGATAGCATTTACATTGAGACCAAGGAAAGAATCCTTTTTGTGTTCACCGGTTTTCAAATCGACGGTAATCGGCTCGT includes the following:
- the LOC103844545 gene encoding glutathione S-transferase F4 isoform X1, yielding MSNTSHPFMDCLKMVFNLFPNWKRATEVKKLVAGYKLHGNPFSTNTRRVLAVLLEKGLSYEPITVDLKTGEHKKDSFLGLNPFGQVPVLEDGNLTLCESRAITQYIAYVHSSRGTQLLNLQSHETMAILTMWMEIEAHQFDPLASKLTWELVIKPLYGLETDHMVVKENEAGLEKVLDVYEKRLGESRFLACNTFTLVDLHHLPNIQFLLGTPTKRLFENRPKVRNWVHEITSREAWKMACDPEKSWFVNQGK
- the LOC103844545 gene encoding glutathione S-transferase F4 isoform X2 translates to MSNTSHPFMDCLKMVFNLFPNWKRATEVKKLGYKLHGNPFSTNTRRVLAVLLEKGLSYEPITVDLKTGEHKKDSFLGLNPFGQVPVLEDGNLTLCESRAITQYIAYVHSSRGTQLLNLQSHETMAILTMWMEIEAHQFDPLASKLTWELVIKPLYGLETDHMVVKENEAGLEKVLDVYEKRLGESRFLACNTFTLVDLHHLPNIQFLLGTPTKRLFENRPKVRNWVHEITSREAWKMACDPEKSWFVNQGK